The Nitrospirota bacterium genome has a segment encoding these proteins:
- a CDS encoding Ppx/GppA phosphatase family protein, with amino-acid sequence MTDSPHTMRLAGVDIGTLTCRLLIADLPPGGRLLEVRSERRILRLGEGVDQTKRLSLSAMDRVVQCLREWRELIDAAHVDATAVVATSAVRDAANRDEFLDRVKRETGFEVELISGDEEARRTLLGISSGLPPGVTDVLALDIGGGSTEFILDRPGQNPVVRSIDIGVVRLCERLLRHDPPTEEELRQAREWVASETKAAVIGMDGYRTATFVGTAGTITSLAAMAQKLPTYEPARIHNYRLQLDTIQELEQTLLSRKKSDRIGLPGLEKGREEVIAAGAIIIRTIMETLGMSEVLVSDLGLREGMLIDLAKRITEL; translated from the coding sequence ATGACGGATTCGCCACACACGATGCGTCTTGCCGGTGTGGACATCGGCACACTTACTTGTCGTCTGCTGATTGCAGATCTCCCTCCAGGCGGGCGTCTGCTAGAAGTCCGATCGGAGCGACGAATTCTGCGGCTGGGCGAGGGCGTCGATCAGACCAAACGACTGAGCCTGTCAGCGATGGATCGGGTAGTCCAGTGCTTGAGGGAATGGCGGGAGCTGATCGACGCAGCTCATGTCGATGCCACAGCGGTCGTGGCGACGAGCGCCGTCCGTGATGCAGCTAATCGTGACGAGTTTCTTGATAGGGTAAAGCGCGAGACAGGCTTTGAGGTCGAGCTGATTTCAGGTGACGAGGAAGCCAGACGGACGCTGCTGGGTATCAGCTCAGGCTTGCCCCCTGGTGTGACCGATGTGCTGGCCCTCGACATCGGCGGCGGTAGCACCGAGTTTATCCTGGATCGGCCAGGCCAGAATCCGGTCGTGCGTTCGATCGATATCGGCGTCGTCCGTCTCTGTGAGAGGCTCTTACGTCATGATCCGCCGACCGAGGAGGAGCTGCGCCAGGCGCGCGAGTGGGTCGCAAGCGAAACGAAAGCAGCAGTCATCGGCATGGATGGCTATCGAACGGCCACCTTCGTCGGCACGGCTGGAACGATCACCAGCTTAGCCGCCATGGCTCAGAAACTTCCCACCTACGAACCAGCCAGAATCCATAACTACAGACTGCAGCTCGACACCATTCAAGAACTCGAACAGACGCTCTTGAGCCGCAAGAAATCAGACCGTATCGGTCTACCAGGCCTAGAAAAAGGCCGAGAAGAAGTCATCGCCGCTGGAGCCATCATCATCCGAACGATCATGGAGACGCTAGGGATGTCGGAGGTGCTCGTTAGTGATCTAGGGTTGCGAGAAGGAATGCTGATCGATCTGGCGAAGCGAATCACAGAGCTGTGA
- the recG gene encoding ATP-dependent DNA helicase RecG codes for MLRSAIVIRRSSEPTTPEQFQQWLDRVARPIEFASRDAFAHLPTVKNLNHFVSSQVMQALSDHVYPRATEASLLQLRGLFQDDQERFPAEEQQRRLQEAMVLLGTLRKAACDPTRAWGEPDPIAMREPAMNDIPSRPWWEQPIRFVKGVGPKRTALLQRFRIDTIEDAFWTLPWRYEDRSVMTPIGQLVPGAEASICGTIIRSEAKKARSRRLSILDIVVEDATGRLQAVFFNQPFLEPVFTVGTSIMLTGRVIAGAQGFVAMKMEVAQYEVVGAESEAPLHMGRIVPVYHETKGWTSRQMRVLMKSLLDAHIAEAQEVLPISLRARYRLPPIQQAIQDVHFPQPGTDGGQLDRGLTPAHRRLAFEELFVLQLALASRKQVMKEEVKQVSFNSKTPLLGKLDRALPFQLTAAQERVNREILSDMTSSKPMNRLVQGDVGSGKTIVAVQAMVLACGSGYQAALMAPTEILAEQHYRTMKGFLEPLGLSVVLVSGGGRAAARKVVREQVASGTAQVVIGTHAVIQQGVTFAKLGLVVVDEQHRFGVLQRKTLMEKGYKPDVLVLTATPIPRTLAMTVYGDLDVSVIDQMPPGRKPVRTFLLSDSQRGRAYQILRDELRSGRQAYVVYPLVEESEKTDLQAAMQGAAQLQANEFAGFRVGLLHGRMKSDEKERVMASYKKGEIQVLVATTVVEVGVDVPNATVMMIEHAERFGLAQLHQLRGRVGRSAHQSYCLLMASGGVLFRSKKPKEAGEPPSVAKERLDALVRSTDGFVIAEEDLRIRGPGEFFGLRQWGMPEFRAANLVRDVELLQQARQEAFALLKQDPQLKAVTHRALRETMLRRWEAKLDLGSVS; via the coding sequence GTGTTACGATCCGCCATTGTGATACGGCGCTCTTCCGAGCCCACAACCCCTGAACAGTTTCAGCAATGGCTGGACCGAGTCGCGCGTCCGATCGAGTTCGCGTCTCGCGATGCCTTTGCACATCTCCCCACCGTCAAGAACCTGAATCATTTTGTCTCTTCACAGGTCATGCAGGCCCTCTCCGATCACGTCTATCCTCGTGCGACGGAAGCCTCGTTGCTTCAGCTCCGGGGGTTGTTTCAAGATGACCAGGAGCGGTTCCCGGCGGAGGAGCAGCAGCGCCGGTTGCAGGAAGCCATGGTCCTCCTCGGGACGTTGCGCAAGGCAGCCTGCGATCCAACCAGAGCATGGGGCGAACCGGATCCCATTGCGATGCGTGAGCCTGCGATGAATGACATTCCCTCCCGACCATGGTGGGAACAGCCTATCCGTTTTGTGAAGGGCGTCGGCCCGAAGCGCACCGCATTGCTGCAACGATTCAGGATCGACACGATTGAGGATGCCTTCTGGACATTACCGTGGCGGTATGAAGATCGCTCGGTCATGACCCCGATCGGACAACTGGTGCCAGGGGCGGAGGCCTCGATCTGCGGCACGATCATCCGAAGCGAGGCGAAGAAGGCCCGCAGTCGCCGCCTCTCCATCCTCGATATTGTGGTGGAGGATGCCACCGGGCGTCTCCAGGCGGTGTTCTTCAATCAGCCGTTTCTCGAACCGGTCTTTACCGTTGGGACGAGTATCATGCTGACTGGGCGGGTGATAGCCGGGGCGCAGGGGTTTGTGGCGATGAAAATGGAGGTCGCGCAATACGAAGTGGTGGGCGCGGAATCCGAAGCGCCGCTGCATATGGGGCGAATCGTTCCCGTCTACCACGAAACCAAGGGCTGGACCTCCCGGCAGATGCGGGTCCTCATGAAAAGTCTGTTGGATGCCCATATCGCCGAGGCGCAAGAGGTGCTGCCGATCTCGCTGCGTGCCCGCTACCGATTGCCGCCCATTCAGCAAGCCATCCAGGATGTGCATTTCCCTCAGCCAGGGACAGATGGGGGACAGCTCGATCGAGGTCTCACGCCGGCGCATCGACGTCTCGCGTTTGAAGAACTGTTTGTGCTCCAACTCGCCTTGGCCTCGCGGAAACAAGTTATGAAGGAAGAGGTCAAGCAGGTTTCATTCAATTCGAAAACTCCGCTCCTCGGGAAGCTGGATCGGGCGCTGCCCTTTCAGTTGACTGCGGCGCAAGAGCGGGTGAATCGCGAGATCCTGTCTGACATGACGTCGAGCAAACCGATGAACCGCCTGGTGCAGGGGGATGTCGGGTCCGGCAAAACCATCGTGGCGGTGCAGGCGATGGTGCTGGCTTGCGGGTCTGGCTATCAGGCGGCCTTGATGGCCCCGACGGAAATTCTCGCCGAACAACATTATCGAACGATGAAGGGATTCCTGGAACCCCTCGGACTCTCTGTGGTGCTCGTAAGCGGGGGTGGCCGTGCGGCGGCGCGTAAAGTCGTGCGTGAACAGGTGGCCTCCGGAACCGCGCAGGTCGTGATCGGGACCCATGCGGTCATTCAGCAAGGCGTCACGTTCGCGAAGCTGGGATTGGTCGTCGTGGATGAACAACATCGATTCGGTGTGCTCCAACGGAAGACGCTCATGGAAAAGGGCTATAAGCCCGATGTGCTGGTGCTGACCGCGACGCCGATACCACGTACGCTGGCCATGACGGTCTATGGAGACCTCGATGTCTCGGTGATCGACCAGATGCCGCCAGGGCGAAAGCCGGTGCGGACGTTCCTGTTGAGCGACAGCCAACGAGGAAGGGCCTATCAGATTCTGCGCGACGAATTACGAAGCGGCCGTCAGGCCTATGTCGTGTATCCGCTCGTCGAAGAATCGGAAAAGACCGACCTGCAGGCGGCCATGCAAGGGGCTGCGCAGTTACAAGCGAATGAGTTCGCCGGGTTTCGCGTCGGGTTGTTGCATGGTCGAATGAAGTCGGACGAGAAGGAACGGGTCATGGCCTCGTATAAGAAGGGGGAGATCCAGGTCCTGGTCGCGACGACGGTGGTGGAGGTCGGAGTCGATGTGCCCAATGCCACGGTGATGATGATCGAACATGCCGAGCGGTTCGGGCTGGCACAGTTGCACCAATTGCGCGGACGAGTCGGACGAAGCGCACATCAATCTTATTGTCTGTTGATGGCTTCGGGCGGGGTGCTCTTTCGATCCAAGAAGCCCAAGGAAGCAGGCGAACCGCCGTCAGTGGCCAAGGAGCGGTTGGACGCGCTCGTGCGATCGACCGATGGATTTGTGATCGCCGAAGAAGATCTCCGTATTCGTGGGCCAGGTGAGTTCTTTGGACTTAGGCAATGGGGCATGCCGGAGTTTCGCGCCGCGAACCTGGTGCGGGATGTCGAGCTGCTCCAGCAGGCGCGGCAGGAAGCGTTTGCCCTGTTAAAGCAGGACCCACAGCTTAAGGCTGTGACGCATCGTGCCTTGCGAGAGACCATGCTGCGGCGATGGGAAGCGAAGTTGGATTTGGGATCGGTGAGTTAA
- a CDS encoding peptidase MA family metallohydrolase yields MYRRNIGHILYPIACLLGLFIVYQAWFKPTYLMTPPPSQPETVVERTTEAPPEPHYTGPAEPEQKQTRLIDPSVVPDTTHHELLETIRDEIERGNIKSAETKLAELPPAVLSGEKTRPYVAVLWNNLGIQLEKAGGTSASVYAFRRASTLDDKNPTVHLNLAHAFWELRDPAMTQSFLEKLVALAPNEAFPHLALAELFQERDRLGEAARHLDQATARAGKDPAVQSYLKTVTAKVRRTEKSDARLTSRDSTHFTVKFDGEADQATWVAVLEILEEAYREIGQRFGHFPSKPIVVVLHAHGTFQSETGSPAWADGLFDPVLGRIQIPTQNALVDRAWLKRVLRHEFVHALLHDQQGPASSAFPTWLNEGLAMDLSEDRWSDLDRMMKQDHELLPLPSLEGAWGALPAETVALAYLEANSAVRYLIDRFGMHQVHGLLSHLKAGQALSAAMQSQLSLSYEQFQSRWLDQLQVQVKKS; encoded by the coding sequence ATGTACCGTCGTAATATCGGTCACATTTTGTATCCCATCGCCTGCCTTCTGGGACTGTTCATCGTCTATCAAGCCTGGTTCAAACCGACCTACCTCATGACGCCGCCACCCAGCCAGCCTGAGACTGTCGTGGAACGGACCACGGAGGCGCCGCCAGAACCGCACTACACAGGTCCCGCCGAACCGGAACAAAAACAGACCCGTCTGATCGATCCCTCGGTGGTCCCGGACACGACACATCATGAACTCTTAGAAACGATTCGCGACGAAATCGAAAGAGGAAACATCAAGTCTGCGGAAACCAAACTCGCCGAGCTGCCTCCGGCTGTCTTATCAGGAGAGAAGACCCGCCCCTACGTGGCCGTGCTCTGGAACAATCTCGGCATTCAACTTGAAAAGGCCGGCGGGACCTCCGCCTCGGTCTATGCATTCAGAAGGGCCTCGACGTTGGACGATAAAAACCCGACCGTGCATCTCAACCTCGCCCATGCCTTCTGGGAGCTGCGCGATCCGGCCATGACGCAGAGCTTTCTGGAAAAGCTGGTGGCCCTGGCTCCGAACGAGGCCTTCCCTCATCTGGCCTTAGCCGAACTCTTTCAGGAACGGGACCGACTCGGTGAGGCCGCCCGCCACCTCGACCAGGCTACCGCCCGCGCAGGCAAAGATCCCGCCGTCCAATCCTATCTGAAAACCGTCACGGCCAAAGTCCGCCGAACCGAAAAGAGCGATGCGCGGCTCACCAGCCGGGACAGCACCCACTTTACCGTCAAATTCGACGGGGAAGCCGATCAGGCAACCTGGGTCGCCGTGCTGGAAATCCTGGAAGAGGCCTATCGAGAGATCGGACAACGATTCGGACATTTCCCGTCAAAGCCCATCGTCGTCGTCCTGCATGCTCACGGCACATTCCAATCGGAAACCGGCAGTCCGGCCTGGGCCGATGGACTCTTCGACCCTGTGCTCGGGCGCATCCAAATTCCTACGCAGAACGCCTTGGTAGACCGTGCCTGGCTCAAGCGGGTGCTGCGGCACGAGTTCGTCCATGCGCTGCTGCACGACCAACAAGGCCCAGCCAGCAGCGCCTTCCCGACCTGGCTCAATGAGGGGTTAGCGATGGATTTGTCCGAGGATCGCTGGTCGGATCTCGACCGGATGATGAAGCAGGACCATGAGTTGCTTCCTCTGCCTTCCCTAGAAGGGGCATGGGGAGCATTACCCGCTGAAACCGTCGCCCTCGCGTACCTGGAAGCCAACTCGGCCGTCCGTTATCTCATCGATCGCTTCGGCATGCACCAAGTACATGGCCTGCTCTCACATCTCAAAGCCGGGCAGGCGCTCTCTGCCGCGATGCAATCGCAGTTATCGCTGTCGTATGAGCAATTCCAGTCTCGGTGGCTTGATCAGTTACAGGTGCAGGTGAAAAAGAGCTAG
- a CDS encoding DUF393 domain-containing protein: MADPSDNAPQVCLLIYDGECRLCVTAKKGLERLETQVDATPIRMVPYQSEEAKQALGVGYRPGRPDVAFLIRSDGEIASGLDAFLALLSGLKGGRLLSGLFSIPLVKPIGYLLYWCVARCRYAVFGKVPLAKGTGKPR; this comes from the coding sequence ATGGCAGATCCATCTGATAACGCGCCGCAAGTCTGTCTGCTGATCTACGACGGCGAATGCCGCCTCTGTGTCACTGCCAAGAAGGGGCTCGAACGGCTGGAGACGCAGGTGGATGCTACTCCGATCAGGATGGTTCCGTATCAGAGCGAAGAGGCTAAGCAGGCATTGGGTGTCGGCTATCGGCCTGGGCGCCCAGACGTCGCTTTTCTGATTCGTTCTGATGGGGAGATTGCCAGTGGGCTCGATGCCTTTCTGGCCCTCCTGTCGGGCCTCAAGGGAGGCCGCCTATTGTCAGGTCTCTTCAGTATTCCGTTGGTCAAGCCCATCGGCTATCTGTTGTATTGGTGTGTGGCCCGATGCCGGTACGCGGTCTTTGGTAAGGTACCTCTGGCCAAGGGCACAGGTAAACCTCGTTAA